AGGCGTCGGCCCGGTCGAGGTTGACGAAGACGAAGTCCTCGTCACTGGCTGGGATCTCCGGCCACAGGGACGTGGCGACATCAACAGCCGTGGCCATCCGGTTGACGCCGGCCACCCGCTGCGGGTTGGGCACCGCCGCCTCCACCTCAGTGCCGATCACTCCCGTGCCACCGACCAGCACTGTTCGGTCAGGGTTGGCCTGGGCGATGATGCGCGCGGCCGCGGGATGCAACGACCTGGTGTCGGACAGCACCAGCAGCGCGCCAGCCCGCGCGTGGACCCACGCCCCACCGGTGATGGCATCCGGCCAGTTCAGCCCGTACGCGACGACCACGTCGCGCGGTGGCAGGCCGTCCTGCCCCAACTCGAAGATGGTCTCCTGCGCGATGGCCTCAGCAGTCTCGAAGCGCGTCGGACCGGACAGACGTCGGACCTCGTAGCCCGCGGCCGTCAACTCGTCCTGCACGGGCTGGGACACCGCGTTGACGCCACCCAGGAGGTACACCACCCCGCCGGGGACCAGTGCACGATCGATCTCATCACGCGTCCGGTCGTCGAGCGCCGCCGTCGGACCGCCGGTGGTGAAGAGGATGCACTCGATGAAGGGGAGCTGCGAACCAGCCAGGGCGTCGGCGAAGTCGTCGCTGCGTGCCAGTGCCACCTGTGCGGCCCGCCCGTCATCGACCAGGAAGTTGCAGATCTGGTCAGCCACGTCGACCGCGTCGCCGGCATCCTCGCCGGGAAGACGGCTCGTGCCAGGATCGCCTGGCTCGGGGTCGGTCGGCGTGGGCGTCGGCTCGGGGCCCGGCACCTCCTCCTGCGTGAACCCGGAGTAGCGCGCGTCCGATTGGGAGTAGTTGTAGAAGCCGAACCTTCCGGTCGGATAGGCACCGTCGACATCCATGACGGTCTGACCGTCAAGGACCAGACGGAAGTTGGTGGAGGTGTAGGTCAGCTCGAAGCTGTACTCGGTGTTGTCCTCCCAACCGCCTTCAGGGTCCCACGCCGTGGCGAGCACCTCGGCTCGGGGGTCGTCGTTGATCTGCTCATGGCACCACAGGGTGTCCAGGACGAAGTCGCTGTTCACCCGCTCATCTGGCGTCTCGCTCAGCTGGCCGTCGACACGCGTGAGCGTGAAGCCTGCGGGCGACGTGCACCCACCAAACCCGCCTTGATCAGCCTGCTTCCAGCTGAGCACCACGAAGTCGTAGTCGAACGGATCGGACGCGCCAGGCGCGGTGTAGCCGAACACGAACCCGACGATGTCGTCGTCGCCCGTGGTCTCGACCTCGAAGGTGCCGCGGATGGTCTGGTTGATGACCGTCTCCGGGCTGACGAAGAAGAAGGGCTCACCGTTCTGCTCCTGGACGACCTGACTGCCGTCCGGCGCAACGGTCCACGTCCCCCCCGGCCCGAAGTCCTCCCAGTTGCGGAGGTCGAAGTCGATCGGCTGGCCGCCCGACTGCGCGGTAGCCGGTGGCAGGAGTGCGAGCAGGAGAACCAGGGTGGCGAGGGCCGTCACGAGCAGCCCTCCCCGTGATGCAGCAGTGGAGGTCATGCATCACGTTGTATCAGACACACGCCGGATGGCGCCGTCGGTAACGGTCTGGTGAGATGCGCTACTGCGCGGCCGCGTCCACGCCGTCGCCCATGATCTGCTCGATCCTGGCCATCACGTCATCATCGAGTTGTGCCAGGACGGCCAGCGCCTTCATGTTCTCGGTCACCTGCTCGGGGCGGCTGGCCCCGGTGATGACGGTGGAGACGTTCTCGTTCGCCGCGCACCACGCGATGGAGAGCTGCGCCAAGGTGCACCCCAGCTCGTCGGCCACGTCCTTCAGCCTGGCGACCTTGGCGTTGGCCTCATCGTCGGTGACCATCTTGCGCAGCCAGTCGTAGCCCTCGAGCGTGGCCCGACTGCCCTCTGGAACGCCGTCGATGTACTTGCCGGTCAGCAGGCCGCTGGCGAGCGGTGACCAGGTGGTCAGCCCCAGACCGATGTCCTCGTAGAGACGGGCGTACTCCTGCTCCACCTTCTCGCGGGACACCAGGTT
The sequence above is a segment of the Euzebya tangerina genome. Coding sequences within it:
- a CDS encoding cell wall-binding repeat-containing protein, with translation MTSTAASRGGLLVTALATLVLLLALLPPATAQSGGQPIDFDLRNWEDFGPGGTWTVAPDGSQVVQEQNGEPFFFVSPETVINQTIRGTFEVETTGDDDIVGFVFGYTAPGASDPFDYDFVVLSWKQADQGGFGGCTSPAGFTLTRVDGQLSETPDERVNSDFVLDTLWCHEQINDDPRAEVLATAWDPEGGWEDNTEYSFELTYTSTNFRLVLDGQTVMDVDGAYPTGRFGFYNYSQSDARYSGFTQEEVPGPEPTPTPTDPEPGDPGTSRLPGEDAGDAVDVADQICNFLVDDGRAAQVALARSDDFADALAGSQLPFIECILFTTGGPTAALDDRTRDEIDRALVPGGVVYLLGGVNAVSQPVQDELTAAGYEVRRLSGPTRFETAEAIAQETIFELGQDGLPPRDVVVAYGLNWPDAITGGAWVHARAGALLVLSDTRSLHPAAARIIAQANPDRTVLVGGTGVIGTEVEAAVPNPQRVAGVNRMATAVDVATSLWPEIPASDEDFVFVNLDRADAWTLALAAAPLSAAIDAPQLGVRTDSLPAETEQYLIDSQISMIPSRVVLGDLSFVSDDVVQSIEVITGG